A genomic stretch from Arachis stenosperma cultivar V10309 chromosome 3, arast.V10309.gnm1.PFL2, whole genome shotgun sequence includes:
- the LOC130968212 gene encoding zinc finger BED domain-containing protein RICESLEEPER 2-like gives MSETSEKSGSNEPVSPDTAAELSSSTIWDHFTALQGTENKAKCDYCGCVVKYEDETSAMRSHLNRCDANTSIDGNKIQKTISSMSDSEEEGYEDGLGSSEDTFKFDQEASQRALTKMFVIDELPFYLVKSERFKKFLRSIQPLFEIPSHVALIQDVVTLYREEIIKLKEYFSIHSQRVCLITEPWTSSHGLNFMKVTAQFIDNDWRLQKKVLNFCQITGYSEDEMNECIEVCLGNWKLNEVFSLTGDIASSDDPGTQDLEKRISSWDSIFLKGGYIHVQCCVHIVSLIVKEALKEIHDSIVRIRGAAMYIRSSPSRTVRFRKCVEHEKIHYKGLIQLDVETEWNSTYIMLEGAVNYQKAFVLYKQRDLNYVDELSSESGKGIPSEDDWKSAQSMLPVLKFFYDCILRIFGTSCITSDIYMKEIFAIGRKIHHYHEHDDASISRMASRMKNIYDKYWGNSNAINMLLIAVVLDPRLKLGYVNWNLDYLFGSEKGSELKTKLLSCLGSLYRYYQVTHKGSQDDQQHAQIDEDDDLYGMRLYLQSTGNKSHVRSELDRYLEEECEPLNKQAEFDLLNWWKSKSSQFPILGSMAQEVLAIPISAVTSEFAFSAKGRVIDLYRSCLPPKFLEMLVCTKSWLEGPSSLSAEMIFLEDDNEDDEIFSEDDNEDYNDDS, from the coding sequence ATGTCAGAGACATCCGAGAAATCAGGTTCTAATGAACCAGTTTCCCCTGACACTGCTGCTGAATTATCATCATCAACGATTTGGGACCATTTTACTGCATTGCAAGGCACCGAGAATAAGGCTAAATGCGACTATTGTGGTTGTGTGGTCAAATATGAAGATGAAACAAGTGCTATGCGTTCACATTTGAATAGATGTGATGCTAACACAAGCATTGATGggaataaaatacaaaaaacaaTTTCTTCCATGTCAGATAGTGAAGAGGAGGGGTATGAAGATGGTCTTGGATCTTCCGAAGATACCTTCAAATTTGACCAAGAAGCATCTCAAAGGGCACTTACGAAGATGTTTGTAATAGATGAGCTACCATTTTATCTTGTGAAGTCTGAACGCTTTAAAAAATTTCTACGTTCCATACAACCCCTGTTTGAGATCCCCTCACATGTTGCATTAATACAAGATGTTGTTACACTTTATCgtgaagaaataataaaattgaaagaaTATTTTTCTATTCATTCTCAAAGAGTTTGCCTTATCACTGAACCTTGGACGTCAAGTCATGGATTAAATTTTATGAAAGTGACTGCACAATTCATTGATAATGACTGGAGGCTGCAAAAGAAAGTATTGAATTTTTGCCAAATCACTGGCTATTCAGAAGACGAAATGAATGAGTGCATTGAAGTTTGCTTAGGTAATTGGAAGTTGAATGAGGTTTTTAGTTTAACAGGTGATATCGCATCGTCGGATGATCCAGGTACTCAAGATCTGGAAAAGAGAATAAGCTCTTGGGATAGCATATTCTTGAAGGGTGGGTATATTCATGTGCAATGTTGTGTTCATATTGTCAGCCTGATTGTGAAGGAAGCATTGAAAGAAATTCATGACTCTATTGTAAGAATTCGTGGTGCAGCCATGTATATCAGATCTAGTCCTTCAAGAACAGTAAGATTTAGAAAGTGTGTTGAACATGAGAAGATTCATTATAAAGGTCTTATTCAGCTAGATGTTGAAACTGAGTGGAATTCAACCTATATTATGTTAGAGGGTGCTGTGAATTATCAAAAGGCATTTGTATTATATAAACAGCGAGACCTTAACTATGTTGATGAGTTAAGTAGTGAAAGTGGGAAAGGCATACCTTCAGAAGACGATTGGAAATCTGCTCAATCAATGCTACCAGTTCTAAAATTCTTTTATGATTGTATTTTGCGAATTTTTGGTACCTCTTGCATTACTAGTGATATATACATGAAAGAAATATTTGCTATTGGAAGGAAGATCCATCATTATCATGAACATGATGATGCTAGTATAAGTAGGATGGCTAGTAGGATGAAGAATATATATGACAAATACTGGGGGAATTCTAATGCAATTAACATGTTATTGATTGCTGTCGTGCTAGATCCCAGATTGAAGTTGGGTTATGTCAATTGGAATCTTGATTACTTGTTTGGCTCTGAAAAAGGAAGTGAGTTGAAAACGAAGTTGCTTTCCTGTCTTGGTTCACTTTATCGTTATTATCAAGTTACACACAAAGGGTCTCAAGATGATCAACAACATGCACAAattgatgaagatgatgatctCTATGGTATGCGTTTATATCTGCAATCAACTGGAAATAAATCACATGTTAGATCTGAGCTTGATAGGTATTTGGAAGAAGAATGTGAGCCCTTGAATAAACAAGCAGAGTTTGATCTATTGAATTGGTGGAAGAGCAAGTCGAGCCAATTTCCCATCCTTGGAAGCATGGCTCAAGAGGTGTTGGCCATTCCTATTTCTGCGGTAACCTCAGAGTTTGCATTTAGTGCCAAAGGAAGGGTTATAGATCTCTATAGAAGTTGCTTACCACCCAAATTTCTGGAGATGCTTGTTTGTACAAAGAGTTGGTTAGAAGGACCTAGCTCATTATCTGCAGAGATGATCTTTTTGGAGGATGACAATGAGGATGATGAGATCTTTTCGGAAGATGATAATGAGGATTACAATGATGATTCCTAG